A single Cryptomeria japonica unplaced genomic scaffold, Sugi_1.0 HiC_scaffold_233, whole genome shotgun sequence DNA region contains:
- the LOC131070006 gene encoding uncharacterized protein LOC131070006: protein MGKSMVITLILVVSLSLFNFHVSSAKRTILIGDRRMLPSCTDCHRYTSDPTCCHLPHHPNLSPLMEEVEHSSPQQKSVEKHFSPDEKSVERLSADEKTA, encoded by the coding sequence ATGGGGAAATCTATGGTCATCACGCTCATACTTGTTGTCTCCCTCAGTTTATTTAATTTCCATGTCTCCTCCGCTAAGCGTACCATTCTGATTGGAGACCGTCGAATGTTACCTAGTTGTACAGACTGCCACAGATATACTTCTGATCCTACTTGCTGCCATTTGCCACATCATCCTAATTTGTCACCACTCATGGAGGAAGTGGAGCATTCCTCACCACAGCAAAAATCAGTGGAGAAGCATTTCTCACCAGATGAGAAATCAGTAGAGCGTTTATCAGCAGATGAAAAAACGGCTTAA